The following are encoded in a window of Kineococcus endophyticus genomic DNA:
- a CDS encoding molybdopterin-dependent oxidoreductase — protein sequence MSIPHSSHWGAFSAVPTDGGVQVLPHPDDPEPSALLANVAVAATPTARVLRPHVRRGWWEDGPGPDERRGHDEFLPVEWDELLDRVAGEYRRVLDEHGPRGVYAGSYGWASAGRFHHAQSQLHRFSHVLGGAVRSSWTYSHGVGEVLMPRVVGNQEPLISPTSWSSVEEHTDLVIAFGGLPAKNSEVASGGISRHEVAGRLRGARRRGAEFVLVSPLRDDLAAELGAQWLDVVPGTDAALLLAMCHVLRAEGLHDTEFLRRCTAGSEEFLATLDPFTPEWAQEITGIPAQTVRDLARRAVRGRTMVTVSWSVARTRFGEQPLWAAVAFAAMVGQIGLPGGGFGHGYASTGGVGKRAGSYPLPTFPQFADPLRVRIPVARIADALLHPGGEYDVDGRRETYPHLRLVHWAGGNPFHHHQDLTRLQRAFRAAETVVVHEPFWTATARHADVVFASTTTLERNDIGAARYDDRLIAMGRVHEPLGQARDDYDVLAELSQRLGTGERFTEGRTGGEWVEHLWEEWRTGPAARSGIDAPSYAEFVAAGEFVLPPEPAEKVMFASFRADPETFPLRTPSGRVELHSETVAGFGYDDCPGHPVWLEPEEVPDAEFPLHLVANNPATRLHSQLDHGATSQAGKVAGREPVRMHPDDAAARGLGAGQVVVLRSRRGSCLGGLVLSDAVRRGVVQMSTGAWFDPVAGAAAGVTCGHGNVNVLTRDVGSSRLAQACTGQHATVEVSAFDGVPPRVTVFDQPS from the coding sequence GTGAGCATCCCGCACTCCTCGCACTGGGGGGCCTTCTCCGCCGTCCCGACCGACGGCGGCGTCCAGGTCCTCCCGCACCCCGACGACCCCGAGCCGTCCGCCCTGCTCGCCAACGTCGCCGTGGCGGCGACCCCGACGGCGCGGGTGCTGCGCCCGCACGTGCGCCGCGGCTGGTGGGAGGACGGACCGGGCCCGGACGAGCGGCGCGGCCACGACGAGTTCCTGCCCGTGGAGTGGGACGAGCTGCTCGACCGGGTCGCCGGGGAGTACCGCCGGGTCCTGGACGAGCACGGACCGCGCGGGGTCTACGCGGGGTCCTACGGCTGGGCCAGCGCCGGCCGGTTCCACCACGCCCAGAGCCAGCTGCACCGGTTCTCCCACGTCCTCGGCGGCGCGGTCCGCTCGTCGTGGACCTACAGCCACGGCGTCGGGGAGGTCCTCATGCCCCGCGTCGTCGGCAACCAGGAACCCCTGATCTCACCCACGTCCTGGTCCAGCGTCGAGGAGCACACCGACCTCGTCATCGCGTTCGGGGGGCTGCCCGCGAAGAACTCCGAGGTCGCCAGCGGCGGGATCAGCCGGCACGAGGTGGCCGGCCGGTTGCGCGGCGCCCGCCGGCGCGGCGCCGAGTTCGTCCTCGTCTCGCCCCTGCGCGACGACCTCGCCGCCGAACTGGGGGCGCAGTGGCTCGACGTCGTCCCCGGCACCGACGCGGCCCTGCTCCTGGCGATGTGCCACGTCCTGCGCGCCGAGGGCCTGCACGACACCGAGTTCCTGCGCCGCTGCACCGCGGGGTCGGAGGAGTTCCTCGCCACCCTGGACCCGTTCACCCCCGAGTGGGCGCAGGAGATCACCGGGATCCCTGCGCAGACCGTGCGGGACCTCGCCCGCCGGGCCGTCCGGGGCCGGACGATGGTCACCGTCAGCTGGTCCGTGGCCCGCACCCGGTTCGGGGAGCAGCCGTTGTGGGCGGCCGTCGCGTTCGCCGCCATGGTCGGGCAGATCGGCCTGCCCGGCGGCGGTTTCGGCCACGGCTACGCCTCCACCGGCGGGGTCGGGAAGCGGGCCGGTTCCTACCCCCTGCCGACGTTCCCGCAGTTCGCCGACCCGCTGCGGGTGCGCATCCCGGTGGCCCGCATCGCCGACGCCCTCCTGCACCCGGGGGGGGAGTACGACGTCGACGGCCGCCGCGAGACCTACCCGCACCTGCGGCTCGTGCACTGGGCCGGCGGGAACCCGTTCCACCACCACCAGGACCTCACCCGGTTGCAGCGCGCGTTCCGCGCCGCCGAGACCGTCGTCGTCCACGAACCGTTCTGGACGGCCACCGCCCGGCACGCCGACGTCGTCTTCGCCTCGACGACGACGTTGGAGCGCAACGACATCGGGGCCGCCCGGTACGACGACCGGCTCATCGCCATGGGTCGCGTCCACGAACCCCTCGGCCAGGCCCGCGACGACTACGACGTCCTCGCGGAGTTGTCGCAGCGCCTCGGCACCGGGGAACGGTTCACCGAGGGCCGCACGGGCGGGGAGTGGGTCGAGCACCTGTGGGAGGAGTGGCGCACCGGACCCGCGGCCCGCTCCGGGATCGACGCCCCGTCGTACGCGGAGTTCGTCGCGGCGGGGGAGTTCGTGCTGCCGCCCGAACCCGCCGAGAAGGTGATGTTCGCGAGCTTCCGCGCCGACCCGGAGACGTTCCCCCTGCGGACGCCGAGCGGCCGGGTGGAACTGCACTCCGAGACCGTCGCGGGGTTCGGCTACGACGACTGCCCCGGCCACCCGGTCTGGCTGGAGCCCGAGGAGGTCCCCGACGCGGAGTTCCCGCTGCACCTGGTGGCGAACAACCCGGCGACGCGCCTGCACAGCCAGCTCGACCACGGCGCCACGTCGCAGGCGGGGAAGGTCGCCGGCCGCGAACCCGTCCGGATGCACCCCGACGACGCCGCCGCCCGCGGGTTGGGCGCCGGTCAGGTCGTCGTGCTGCGCAGCCGCCGGGGCAGTTGCCTCGGTGGGCTCGTGCTGTCCGACGCCGTCCGCCGCGGCGTCGTGCAGATGTCCACGGGCGCCTGGTTCGACCCCGTCGCCGGCGCGGCCGCGGGCGTCACGTGCGGGCACGGGAACGTCAACGTCCTCACCCGCGACGTCGGCTCGTCGCGCCTGGCGCAGGCCTGCACCGGCCAGCACGCGACCGTCGAGGTGAGCGCGTTCGACGGTGTCCCGCCGCGGGTGACGGTGTTCGACCAGCCGTCCTGA
- a CDS encoding GNAT family N-acetyltransferase, with the protein MLPADLHPFAALRLTVPDPDGDVELRTGDLEGVVELSRVAARGVHAEDAMPFAFPWSDCEPEERARRTLRWQLGGWASWTPQDWRIDFVVRRAGAVVGTQSLEARDFRVLREVTTGSWLGREHQGRGTGTLMRTAVLHLAFAGLGAVRARSDAFLDNPASLGVSRRLGYTDDGQRTVVRRDAPVVTQRLRLEAADWDDRARPAVQVDGLEPVLAALA; encoded by the coding sequence GTGCTTCCCGCCGACCTGCACCCGTTCGCCGCCCTGCGCCTGACCGTCCCCGACCCCGACGGGGACGTCGAGCTGCGCACGGGAGACCTCGAGGGCGTCGTCGAGCTGTCCCGGGTCGCCGCGCGCGGGGTGCACGCCGAGGACGCCATGCCGTTCGCGTTCCCGTGGAGCGACTGCGAGCCGGAGGAACGGGCGCGGCGCACCCTGCGCTGGCAGCTCGGCGGTTGGGCCTCGTGGACGCCGCAGGACTGGCGGATCGACTTCGTCGTCCGGCGCGCGGGGGCCGTCGTCGGCACGCAGTCGCTGGAGGCCCGCGACTTCCGCGTCCTGCGCGAGGTGACCACCGGGTCGTGGCTGGGACGCGAGCACCAGGGGCGCGGGACGGGCACCCTCATGCGGACGGCCGTCCTGCACCTGGCCTTCGCGGGCCTGGGGGCGGTGCGCGCCCGCAGCGACGCCTTCCTCGACAACCCCGCGTCCCTGGGCGTCTCGCGCCGGCTCGGCTACACCGACGACGGGCAGCGCACGGTGGTCCGCCGGGACGCACCCGTCGTGACCCAGCGGCTGCGTCTGGAGGCCGCCGACTGGGACGACCGTGCGCGGCCCGCCGTGCAGGTGGACGGGCTCGAGCCCGTCCTGGCCGCGCTCGCGTAG
- a CDS encoding MFS transporter, with product MAVLRELGGLLGTRRYRHLMAVRLTGQAADGAFQAGLASLFFFSPERQATPADVAFAAAVLLLPFTVVGPWAGVLLDRRPRRSVLGYGNLLRAAVALVGAGALAAGSSDVVVGVLALVVLSVNRALLAGLSAALPHVVAPDRFVLANSVTPTAGTVAAAAGATATVAVTASLGTGSGADVGALVVAALAYAASGLTALAFPRTLLGPPPGAVGEARPSVRRSAADVVAGVRHLRERVPAAAALGLIAWHRWSFGLTTVAMVVLCRRVLADADDPSAGLAALGVLLAAVAGGSALAAVLAPWGAGGGRVHRWIARCLLLAGVGQAVLGLTTSQVLLSVAAAVLGLGGQGAKIGVDTVVQRSVDDAYRGRVFTAYDLVFNVSYCLACAAAVALVPADGRLGLVAVVLGLGYVGCALLQGRGRSRVTV from the coding sequence GTGGCGGTCCTGCGCGAGCTCGGTGGTCTGCTCGGCACCCGTCGCTACCGGCACCTCATGGCGGTCCGGCTGACCGGTCAGGCGGCCGACGGGGCCTTCCAGGCGGGGCTCGCGTCCCTCTTCTTCTTCTCCCCCGAACGCCAGGCGACGCCCGCGGACGTCGCCTTCGCCGCGGCCGTCCTGCTGCTGCCGTTCACCGTCGTCGGCCCGTGGGCGGGGGTCCTGCTGGACCGCCGTCCGCGCCGCTCGGTGCTCGGGTACGGCAACCTGCTGCGCGCTGCGGTCGCGCTCGTCGGTGCGGGGGCGCTGGCCGCGGGGTCCTCCGACGTCGTCGTGGGCGTCCTCGCGCTCGTGGTGCTGTCGGTCAACCGGGCGTTGCTGGCGGGGCTGTCGGCCGCCCTGCCGCACGTCGTGGCGCCCGACCGGTTCGTGCTGGCCAACTCCGTGACCCCGACGGCCGGGACCGTCGCCGCCGCGGCGGGCGCCACGGCCACGGTGGCCGTGACGGCGTCGCTGGGGACGGGGTCGGGCGCCGACGTCGGTGCCCTCGTCGTCGCGGCGCTGGCCTACGCGGCCTCGGGCCTCACCGCCCTCGCCTTCCCCAGGACCCTGCTCGGCCCACCACCGGGCGCGGTCGGCGAGGCGCGCCCGAGCGTGCGGCGCAGCGCGGCCGATGTCGTCGCGGGTGTCCGGCACCTGCGCGAGCGCGTGCCGGCCGCCGCGGCCCTGGGGCTCATCGCCTGGCACCGCTGGTCGTTCGGGCTGACGACGGTGGCCATGGTCGTGCTGTGCCGCCGGGTCCTGGCCGACGCGGACGACCCCTCGGCGGGGCTCGCCGCGCTGGGGGTGCTGCTGGCCGCGGTGGCGGGCGGGTCCGCGCTGGCGGCCGTGCTCGCGCCGTGGGGCGCCGGTGGCGGCCGGGTGCACCGCTGGATCGCCAGGTGCCTGCTGCTGGCCGGCGTCGGGCAGGCCGTGCTCGGGCTCACGACGTCGCAGGTGCTGCTCAGCGTGGCCGCCGCGGTGCTGGGGCTGGGCGGTCAGGGCGCCAAGATCGGCGTCGACACGGTCGTGCAGCGCAGCGTCGACGACGCCTACCGCGGCCGGGTGTTCACGGCCTACGACCTCGTCTTCAACGTCAGCTACTGCCTGGCCTGCGCGGCCGCGGTCGCGCTCGTCCCCGCCGACGGGCGGCTCGGGCTGGTGGCCGTCGTGCTGGGGCTCGGCTACGTCGGGTGCGCGCTGCTGCAGGGACGCGGCCGGAGCCGCGTCACGGTCTGA